The Bacillota bacterium genome has a window encoding:
- a CDS encoding antitoxin family protein encodes MVTLTKARYEQGVLRPLQHIPLAEGQEVQIVLYLPEQVSPRLQAWLDFLRDTEPLSDEQLRQLEQAARRRPLFGTESSTP; translated from the coding sequence ATGGTTACCCTCACCAAAGCCAGATACGAGCAGGGCGTGCTGCGCCCTCTACAACACATCCCTCTTGCCGAAGGACAGGAGGTGCAGATAGTGCTTTACCTGCCAGAGCAAGTGTCGCCGCGGCTACAGGCGTGGCTCGACTTCCTGCGCGATACTGAACCGCTGAGTGATGAACAACTGCGTCAGCTGGAACAGGCAGCGCGACGGCGTCCGCTTTTCGGAACGGAGAGCTCCACTCCATGA
- a CDS encoding DUF1559 domain-containing protein, which yields MRYFSTRGFSLIEILVVIALIALLASLIYVLLAPAREAGRRTVCINNLKQIGQAIVLYRQDWDGADPRQGVRLTMEQLGLPPWDTWFGCNPPQGYTDPLCAYIKNREVWWCPSRQADPRWKDAPGTVSSYSFAWTGIKRPFADAIALEPDLPLVMCKFHDPVWWSGDPIFDKDYRLLGVSADGSVRWWRRRHLRPILWTGP from the coding sequence ATGAGGTACTTTTCCACCCGCGGTTTTTCGCTGATCGAGATTTTGGTTGTTATCGCGCTGATTGCTCTTCTGGCGAGCCTGATCTATGTGCTTCTAGCGCCCGCTCGTGAGGCTGGTCGCAGGACCGTCTGCATAAACAATCTGAAGCAAATCGGTCAGGCTATCGTCCTGTATCGACAGGACTGGGATGGCGCGGATCCGAGACAAGGTGTGCGCCTCACCATGGAGCAGTTAGGCTTACCTCCTTGGGATACATGGTTTGGCTGCAACCCTCCGCAAGGATATACTGACCCATTGTGCGCATACATTAAGAACAGGGAGGTTTGGTGGTGCCCAAGTCGTCAAGCCGACCCTCGGTGGAAGGATGCCCCCGGTACTGTCAGTTCGTACAGCTTTGCCTGGACGGGTATCAAACGCCCCTTTGCGGACGCTATTGCTCTGGAACCGGATTTGCCACTAGTAATGTGTAAATTCCATGACCCAGTATGGTGGAGCGGGGATCCTATCTTTGATAAAGATTATCGCTTATTGGGAGTTTCGGCAGACGGCTCGGTTCGCTGGTGGAGGCGTCGGCACCTCCGCCCTATCTTGTGGACGGGCCCATAG